A region of Reichenbachiella carrageenanivorans DNA encodes the following proteins:
- the pyrR gene encoding bifunctional pyr operon transcriptional regulator/uracil phosphoribosyltransferase PyrR, producing the protein MQKRLLLNSQHLSITISRLCYQLIENHNQFENTVLLGLQPKGIYVAERIKAKLEEVIKKPISLGYLDITFYRDDFRRREEPLAPNETKVPFIIEDKHVVLIDDVLYTGRSVKSAMDAMGAFGRPAKVEFLALIDRAYSRDIPVEATYIGKQVNTVLSQKVLVELTEQGKKEDKIWLIDNSKK; encoded by the coding sequence ATGCAAAAGAGACTCCTTCTTAATAGCCAACACCTCAGTATCACCATCTCTCGTCTTTGCTATCAATTAATTGAAAATCATAATCAGTTTGAAAATACCGTATTGCTAGGTTTGCAGCCCAAGGGTATTTATGTGGCAGAGCGTATCAAAGCGAAGTTGGAAGAGGTGATCAAGAAACCCATTTCATTAGGATATTTGGATATCACTTTCTACCGAGATGATTTTCGTAGACGGGAAGAGCCATTGGCTCCTAACGAAACCAAGGTGCCTTTTATTATCGAAGATAAGCATGTGGTTCTGATCGATGATGTATTGTATACTGGTCGGTCGGTAAAGTCTGCCATGGATGCCATGGGAGCCTTTGGAAGGCCTGCTAAAGTAGAATTTTTAGCTTTGATAGATCGTGCCTATAGTCGCGATATTCCTGTGGAAGCTACTTATATTGGTAAGCAGGTCAATACTGTGCTGTCGCAAAAAGTCCTTGTAGAGCTTACTGAGCAAGGCAAGAAAGAAGATAAAATTTGGTTGATAGATAATTCGAAGAAATGA
- a CDS encoding EVE domain-containing protein: protein MNYWLIKSEPNTYSWDDFVKLGRDHWDGVRNYAARKHMREMEEGDMALFYHSVNDKCVVGVAKVVREHYPDPTTDDDRWVVVDLMPEFKLDNPVTLEQIKNDSRLSEMVLVNNSRLSVQPVKREEFDLILSLGQK from the coding sequence ATGAACTACTGGCTAATCAAATCAGAACCTAATACTTACTCTTGGGACGATTTTGTGAAATTGGGACGAGATCATTGGGATGGTGTACGCAACTATGCAGCTCGAAAGCATATGCGAGAGATGGAAGAAGGCGATATGGCTTTGTTTTATCACAGCGTCAATGATAAGTGTGTGGTAGGTGTAGCCAAGGTGGTACGAGAGCATTACCCAGATCCTACGACCGACGATGACCGCTGGGTAGTCGTAGATCTAATGCCCGAATTCAAACTAGATAATCCTGTTACATTAGAGCAAATCAAAAATGATAGCCGCTTGTCTGAAATGGTGTTGGTCAATAACTCACGCCTTTCTGTACAGCCAGTCAAAAGAGAAGAATTTGATCTGATATTATCATTAGGTCAAAAATAA
- a CDS encoding aspartate carbamoyltransferase catalytic subunit, producing the protein MSQLSSKHLLGIKDLTPDDIQLIFETADNFKDVINRPIKKVPSLRDITIANVFFENSTRTKLSFELAEKRLSADVINFSSSGSSVKKGETLLDTVNNILAMKVDMIVMRHSSPGAPHFLSKHIDANIVNAGDGTHEHPTQALLDAFSMREKLGDLAGKKIAIIGDIIHSRVALSNVFALQKMGAEVMICGPATLVPKYITSLGVQVVTDVFEALQWCDVANILRIQLERQHIKYFPSLREYSLYFGVNKQMLDRLDKEIVIMHPGPINRGVEITSDVADSQHSIILNQVENGVAIRMAVLYLLAGANR; encoded by the coding sequence ATGAGTCAGTTGAGTAGCAAACATTTATTGGGTATCAAGGATCTTACACCTGATGATATCCAGTTGATTTTTGAAACAGCGGACAATTTCAAGGATGTGATCAATAGGCCGATCAAGAAAGTACCTTCGCTCAGAGATATTACCATCGCCAATGTTTTTTTTGAAAATTCTACAAGAACCAAACTTTCGTTTGAACTAGCAGAGAAGAGATTGTCCGCTGATGTGATCAATTTTTCCTCTTCGGGTAGTTCTGTCAAGAAAGGGGAGACTCTACTGGATACAGTAAACAATATCCTAGCGATGAAAGTGGATATGATCGTGATGAGACACTCTTCTCCAGGAGCACCGCATTTCCTCTCCAAGCATATCGATGCCAACATTGTGAATGCAGGAGATGGTACGCATGAGCACCCTACACAGGCTTTACTTGATGCGTTCTCGATGAGAGAAAAACTAGGAGATTTGGCAGGAAAGAAGATTGCTATCATTGGTGATATTATTCATTCCAGAGTAGCACTGTCCAATGTGTTTGCACTACAAAAAATGGGTGCAGAAGTGATGATATGTGGTCCAGCTACGCTGGTGCCTAAATACATTACATCGCTTGGTGTGCAAGTGGTGACTGATGTGTTTGAGGCTTTGCAATGGTGCGATGTAGCCAATATTCTTCGTATTCAATTGGAAAGGCAACATATCAAATATTTTCCATCTTTGAGAGAATACTCGCTCTACTTCGGAGTCAATAAACAAATGCTCGATCGCTTAGATAAAGAAATTGTAATTATGCACCCAGGGCCTATCAATAGAGGAGTAGAGATTACTAGTGATGTGGCAGATTCTCAGCATTCCATTATTCTCAATCAGGTCGAAAACGGAGTGGCTATACGTATGGCTGTATTGTATCTCCTCGCAGGAGCCAATAGATAA